The following proteins are encoded in a genomic region of Cryptomeria japonica chromosome 11, Sugi_1.0, whole genome shotgun sequence:
- the LOC131067152 gene encoding large ribosomal subunit protein uL1: protein MSKLQSDVLREAITGLVGESKEKNRKFVETIELQIGLKNYDPQKDKRFSGSVKLPHIPRPKMKLCMLGDAQHVEEAEKIGLDYMDVEGLKKMNKNKKLVKKLAKKYHAFLASEAIIKQIPRLLGPGLNKAGKFPTLVSHQESLEGKVNETKATIKFQLKKVLCMGVAVGNCGMDEKQIFQNVQLSVNFLVSLLKKNWQNVRCLYLKSTMGKPSRVF from the exons ATGAG TAAGCTTCAGAGCGATGTGTTGAGGGAGGCCATAACAGGTTTGGTGGGAGAGAGCAAAGAGAAGAATAGAAAATTTGTGGAGACGATTGAATTGCAAATTGGGCTGAAGAATTATGATCCTCAGAAGGATAAGCGTTTCAGCGGCTCAGTCAAACTCCCCCACATCCCTCGTCCCAAGATGAAGCTCTGTATGCTCGGTGATGCCCAACATGTTGAAGAG GCCGAGAAAATAGGATTGGACTACATGGATGTCGAAGGATTAAAgaaaatgaacaaaaacaagaaATTGGTTAAGAAGCTTGCCAAGAAATATCATGCTTTTCTTGCATCAGAAGCAATTATCAAGCAGATTCCTAGACTTCTTGGACCTGGTCTAAACAAGGCTGGTAAGTTTCCCACTTTGGTGTCACATCAAGAGTCATTGGAGGGAAAAGTAAATGAAACAAAAGCCACTATCAAGTTCCAATTGAAGAAAGTTCTGTGTATGGGTGTTGCTGTGGGTAACTGTGGCATGGACGAAAAGCAAATATTCCAGAATGTTCAGTTGAGTGTTAACTTTCTGGTGTCCTTGCTCAAGAAAAACTGGCAAAAT GTACGTTGTCTCTATCTGAAGAGCACCATGGGAAAGCCGTCTCGGGTATTCTAA